GGCGTGGGCGTGCACGTCGTTGACGACGGCGCACGGCAGTCCCAGCCGCTGTGTCAGGCCGGCCGCGAGGTGGGTTCCGGTCCAGCCAAGGATCGCGTCGGTGGCGGAGATGACGGTTCCTTCGGCGGCGTTGATGACACCGGCGGAGCCAACCCCCACGGCATCCACCACGGCGCCCTGCTCTGCGGCACGCTCGATGAGGAAGTGAACTAGGACGGCGGTGGCGTCCAAAATGGCTGCGCCGCCGTCACGGTTCTTCGTGGGGATTTCCCCTTGGACCAGGACCGAGCCGTCCTCGGCCACAACTCCGGCTGCCGTTTTGGTTCCGCCAAGGTCAACGCCAACTACGTACCGCATAAGAGAATCCTTCAAGGTTTAGGTCTGGGCTAAGAGTCCATTGCCCCGTCCGGGCCACGCAGGGCGGGCCGGACGGGGTCAAAGATTCTTAGATCAGGCCCGTGCGCTCAAGGATAACCTTGATGGCTGCGGTCTCGTCCTCATCCAACGCGAGCATCGGGGCGCTCATGACGTTGGTCTTGATGACGCCCATGAGCATCAGCGCGGTCTTGAACGCGCCAAGGCCTGCGGCGTTGCCGGACACGCGGCCGGCCTTCGGGGTGTAGACGATGTTGAAGACGTCGGCAATGCGGTCCTGCTCGGCAGCGGCACCGGCCCAGTCGCCGGCCACGGCCAGGTCGTACAGGCGGCGGTACGCCTTCGGGTCGACGTTGCCCAGGCCCGGCACAACACCCTGCGCGCCACCGAGCAGCGCACCGTCAACAACCACTTCGTGGCCGGTGAAGATGTCAAAGTTCGGGATGTCCTTGGCGGCGATGAGCAGCTGGCGGAAGGAGACGTCGTCGCCCGAGGAGTCCTTCACACCGGCGATGACGCCTTCACGGCCCAGCTCAACGAGCAGGTCGGTGGGCATCTTGAAGTGGGTGCGCACCGGGACGTCGTAGACGAACAGGGGAACGTCCACGGATGCTGCCACAGTGCGGATGTGGCGGCCGGTCTCCTCGGCGTTGCTGATGGCGTAGTACTGGCTGGTGGCTACGATGCCGTCGGCGCCCAGGGAAACCATGCGGCGGGCTTCCTCGACAACACGGTTGGTGGTCTGCTCAACGGCACCCACCAGCAGGGGGACCTGTCCGGCATTGACGCCGGCAATGGTTGTCAAAACGGTGTCGCGCTCGGTGTTGGTCAGGTGGGTGACCTCGCCGGAGGAGCCGTTGACGAACAAGCCGGATACGCCGCCGTCGAGCAGGTGGCGGGTGAGGTTCTCGAGGGAGGGAACGTCAATGGCGCCATCGGCGGTGCGGGGGGTGCAGACGGGCGGGATGACGCCCTGGAAACGGGAAGCGACGGTAGTCACGTAGATTACTCCAAAATTGTGTTGTACGGGTGAAAAATATGGGCCAGCCCGGGAGGGTGTGGGTGGGGATTAGATGTGCAGCAGGGACGGCGCAGCGCCGAGCAGCTTCTTGGTGTAGTCGTTGGTGGGGTGGTCAAAGATCTGCTCGGCGGCGCCCTGTTCAACAATCTCGCCGTAGTACATGACGCAGATGCGGTCCGAGACGTAACGCACCGTCTGGATGTCGTGGCTGATGAACACCATGCCCAGGTTCAGTTCCTTTTTAAGGTCCGAGAGCAGGTTCAGCACCTGGGCGCGGACGGAGACGTCCAGTGCCGAGGTGGGCTCGTCCGCCACGATGATGTCCGGGTCCAGTGCTAGGGCGCGGGCGATCGCCACACGCTGGCGCTGCCCGCCGGAAACTTGCGACGGCGTAACCTCGGCTGCCGACTGCGGCAAGCCGACCAGCGCCAACAGATCGGCGACCTTGGCCAGACGCGATGCTGCGTTGCCGATGCCGTGGATGGTCAGCGGATCAACCAAGATGTCCTGGATGGTCATGCGCGGGTTCAACGCCGTCGAAGGGTCCTGGAAGACCACAGAGACGGAACGGCCAAATTCCTTGCGCATGGCGGCGTTGCGCTTGATGGCGGGCTCGCCGCGGAACAACACCTGCCCGGACGTGGGAGTCTGCAGGCCAACCAGCACAGAGGCCAGTGTGGACTTGCCACACCCGGACTCGCCCACGATGCCCACGGTCTCGCCGCGGCTGATCGAGAAGTTCACGCCGTTGACGGCCTTGACATAGTTCGGCTTGAATAGGCCACCGGAGCGGGTCCGGTGGTGGACGTGCAGGTCCTTGAGCTCGATGACGGGGGTAGTTGAAGAGACGGGCGCTGTGTGCTTGCTCATTATGCGTTTTCCTTATCTGCGCCGGAAACTGCCAGCGCATCTTCGGCCTTGTGGCTGGCCCAGAAATGGTCGCCTGTCACGCCGTCACGGGTGAGCGGAACAAACGCCAGCTTTTGCCCGGCGTCGGCATCCGGGCGCTGTGAACGGCCGGCAAATCTGTCGCCGGTGGCAAACTCGCGAGGTGAGGGAACCGTGCCGGGGATCTGGTGCAGGCGTACGGCGTCGGACTCGATGGAGAGAACAGCACCTAGCAGGCCACGGGTGTATTCGTGGGTGGGGTAGCTGAGCAGCTCCGAAGCCTGTGCCGACTCCACCACCTGGCCGGCGTACATGACAGTGATCTTGTGGGCCAGGGAGGCCACCAAGGCAAGGTCGTGGCTGACGAAGACCATGGCGAAGCCAAGCTGCTCACGCAGCTCGTTCAACAGGTCGACGACCTGCTTTTGTACCGTGACGTCCAAGGCGGTGGTCGGCTCATCGGCCACTACGATCTTCGGTGAACGGGACAGTGCCATGGCGATCAGCACGCGCTGGCGCTGGCCGCCGGAGAGTTCGTGCGGGTAGCTCTTGAGCGTCCGATCCGGATCCAGCTTCACCAGTTCCAATAGTTCACGCGGGGTCTTGCGGCCGTTGCGCTTGGTGAGTTGCAACATCTGATCCTTGATCAGCATGGACGGGTTCAAGGAGCTCAACGCATCCTGGTAGACCATGGAGATCTGCTCGCCGCGCAGGCCCTCGTAGGCCTTGACCGAGCTGTGCTTGATGGCCGGATCCAGCAGTTCCTTGCCATCGAACTTGATGGAGCCGGTGACCTCGGCCGTCTTGGGCAGCAAGCCCATGATGGCAAGGGAAGTGATGGACTTGCCACAACCGGATTCGCCCACCAAACCCATGGTTTCGCCTTCACGTACGGTGAAGGAGACCTTGTCCACGATGGCGGTTTCGCCAAAGCGGCCCGGGAAGCGGATGGAGAGGTTGTTGACCTCCAGGATCACCCGGGCCTCGGGGCCCACACGGGGGAGGCGGTCGGAACGGGAGCGTTCAACAGCCTGCAGCAGGAGCAGTTCCTTGTTCAGGGCCGCGAACGGGTCCTCGATGGCTGCGCGGGCGGCTGCATCAGCCTTGGCGAGCTCAAGAGCGGCGGCGGCTGAACCGTCGTCGTCCTTCACCGGGGCAGCCTTCTTGAAGCGAGGGTTGACCATGGCATCGGTGAGGCCTTCGGCCAGGATGTTCAAGGAAAGCACCGTCAGCAAGATGACCAGGCCGGCGAAGGTTGTGGCCCACCAGCCGCCGGAGAGCACCAGGTTGCGGCCGTAGGAGATGACGTTTCCCCAGCTGGGATTGGGGTCCTGGATGCCGGCGCCCAGGAAGGACAAGGAGGCCTCCAAAATGATGGCGTCGGCAACCATAACGGTGGCAAACACCAGAACGGGGGCAGCAGTGTTGCGCACAATGTGCTTGAGCATGATGTAGGCGCGGCCTGCGCCGATGACCCGCTCGGCGCGGACGTAATCCTCGCCATACTGGGCCAAAACGTTGGCACGTACCACGCGGGCAATCTGCGGGGTGTAGATGATGCCGATGGCAATGATGATGGTGGGTACCGAGTTACCGAAGGCTGTCAGCAGCACCGCGGCAAGGGCAATGCCCGGGAACGCCATGAGGATGTCCATGAGGCGCATGATGACCTCATTGACGGCCTTGGAGGATGTGGCGGCCAGGGAGCCCAAGGTGGCACCGACAATGATGGCCAGGGCCACCGAGCCAAGGCCGATCATCAAGGATGCCTGGGCGCCGTACATCAGGCGGGAGAGAACGTCCCGGCCGATCCTGTCGGTGCCGAACCAGTTGACGGCGTTCGGGGCCTGGGCCGGATCGCCCGTCTCCAGGGGGTCGTGCGGTGCAATCCAGGGGGCCAGGATGGCCACGATGACAATGAAGAGCAGGAAGATCAGGGCCAGTTTGGAGCCCAGGTTCAGGGCTTTGAAGCGTAGGCCCGGAGCGCTGAGCCGTTCGGCAAGTTTGCTTCGCATGACTTAGACCGTCCTGATTCGGGGGTTGATGAGCAGGTAAAGAAGGTCCACGAGGATGTTCACGAGGACGAACGTCACGGCGATGATCAGAACCACGCCCTGGACCAGGTTCGTGTCCGAGTTGGTGATGCCGTTGAGGATCTGCTGACCCATGCCCGGCAGGGAGAAGATCATTTCAATCACGACGGCGCCGCCCAGTAGGTAGCCGATGCGAAGACCCAGCACGGTTACCGGGGTGACAAGTGCGTTGCGCAGCACGTTGCGGGACACCACTGTGAAGTAAGGGACACCGTTGCCGATGGCCGTGCGCACGTAGTCGCGGTCTAGTTCTTCCACCATGGACGTGCGGACAACCCGGATCAGTGAGGCTGAGACCGGAACGGCCAGGGCCAGGGCCGGCAGCGTCATGGAGCTGAGCCAACCGCCAAAGCCTTCAGAAGGATCTGCCAGGCCGCCGGAGGGGAACCAGGAATTCTCGCCCAGGGCAAACCACTGGATAAGCAAGATGCCCAACCAGAAGGACGGCGTGGCGATGGCGGCGATGGAGAACACGCGAATGACCTGGTCAACCCAGGTGTCGCGGTAGAGCGCGGCAAGAACGCCGAAGACAAGGGAAATAACAATGGCAATCAAGACGCCCAAGAACGTCAGCTGCAAGGTTACCGGAAATGCGCTGGCAATAACCTCGGTGATGGGTTTTGCCGGAGGCAAGGTGTTACCAAAGTCACCCCTGATGAGCTTGCCTAAATAAGTGAAATATTGAATGAAGAGGGGTTCGTTGTATCCGTTGGCCTGGCGGTACTGTTCGAGGGCCTCGGGCGAGGCTCCTTCGCCCAGTGCTGACACGGCACGGTCGCCTGGGGCGAACTGCAACACAACGAAGACGAGCAGGGTGACACCCAGGATCATCAACGGCAGTGCTGCGAGCCTGCGCCCAAGCAGTCGCAAAAAGTTT
This region of Arthrobacter alpinus genomic DNA includes:
- a CDS encoding dihydrodipicolinate synthase family protein; its protein translation is MTTVASRFQGVIPPVCTPRTADGAIDVPSLENLTRHLLDGGVSGLFVNGSSGEVTHLTNTERDTVLTTIAGVNAGQVPLLVGAVEQTTNRVVEEARRMVSLGADGIVATSQYYAISNAEETGRHIRTVAASVDVPLFVYDVPVRTHFKMPTDLLVELGREGVIAGVKDSSGDDVSFRQLLIAAKDIPNFDIFTGHEVVVDGALLGGAQGVVPGLGNVDPKAYRRLYDLAVAGDWAGAAAEQDRIADVFNIVYTPKAGRVSGNAAGLGAFKTALMLMGVIKTNVMSAPMLALDEDETAAIKVILERTGLI
- a CDS encoding ATP-binding cassette domain-containing protein encodes the protein MSKHTAPVSSTTPVIELKDLHVHHRTRSGGLFKPNYVKAVNGVNFSISRGETVGIVGESGCGKSTLASVLVGLQTPTSGQVLFRGEPAIKRNAAMRKEFGRSVSVVFQDPSTALNPRMTIQDILVDPLTIHGIGNAASRLAKVADLLALVGLPQSAAEVTPSQVSGGQRQRVAIARALALDPDIIVADEPTSALDVSVRAQVLNLLSDLKKELNLGMVFISHDIQTVRYVSDRICVMYYGEIVEQGAAEQIFDHPTNDYTKKLLGAAPSLLHI
- a CDS encoding dipeptide/oligopeptide/nickel ABC transporter permease/ATP-binding protein, whose amino-acid sequence is MRSKLAERLSAPGLRFKALNLGSKLALIFLLFIVIVAILAPWIAPHDPLETGDPAQAPNAVNWFGTDRIGRDVLSRLMYGAQASLMIGLGSVALAIIVGATLGSLAATSSKAVNEVIMRLMDILMAFPGIALAAVLLTAFGNSVPTIIIAIGIIYTPQIARVVRANVLAQYGEDYVRAERVIGAGRAYIMLKHIVRNTAAPVLVFATVMVADAIILEASLSFLGAGIQDPNPSWGNVISYGRNLVLSGGWWATTFAGLVILLTVLSLNILAEGLTDAMVNPRFKKAAPVKDDDGSAAAALELAKADAAARAAIEDPFAALNKELLLLQAVERSRSDRLPRVGPEARVILEVNNLSIRFPGRFGETAIVDKVSFTVREGETMGLVGESGCGKSITSLAIMGLLPKTAEVTGSIKFDGKELLDPAIKHSSVKAYEGLRGEQISMVYQDALSSLNPSMLIKDQMLQLTKRNGRKTPRELLELVKLDPDRTLKSYPHELSGGQRQRVLIAMALSRSPKIVVADEPTTALDVTVQKQVVDLLNELREQLGFAMVFVSHDLALVASLAHKITVMYAGQVVESAQASELLSYPTHEYTRGLLGAVLSIESDAVRLHQIPGTVPSPREFATGDRFAGRSQRPDADAGQKLAFVPLTRDGVTGDHFWASHKAEDALAVSGADKENA
- a CDS encoding ABC transporter permease, whose amino-acid sequence is MILGVTLLVFVVLQFAPGDRAVSALGEGASPEALEQYRQANGYNEPLFIQYFTYLGKLIRGDFGNTLPPAKPITEVIASAFPVTLQLTFLGVLIAIVISLVFGVLAALYRDTWVDQVIRVFSIAAIATPSFWLGILLIQWFALGENSWFPSGGLADPSEGFGGWLSSMTLPALALAVPVSASLIRVVRTSMVEELDRDYVRTAIGNGVPYFTVVSRNVLRNALVTPVTVLGLRIGYLLGGAVVIEMIFSLPGMGQQILNGITNSDTNLVQGVVLIIAVTFVLVNILVDLLYLLINPRIRTV